The following proteins are co-located in the Massilia litorea genome:
- a CDS encoding DMT family transporter, producing the protein MKWLILLVGIITNASASVLIKYATMPPRRFPSLADPAAALGNWAFWLGLGLYGAAFLLYAAALARLPLNVAHPILTSGAIVVVFLSSILLFRESFHWTVALGILFVVTGVVLITARIS; encoded by the coding sequence ATGAAGTGGCTCATTCTCCTCGTCGGCATCATCACCAACGCCTCGGCAAGTGTGCTGATCAAATACGCCACGATGCCGCCCCGGCGCTTCCCGAGCCTGGCGGATCCGGCTGCGGCCCTCGGTAACTGGGCATTCTGGCTCGGCCTCGGATTGTATGGCGCGGCCTTCCTGCTGTATGCGGCGGCCCTCGCACGCCTGCCCTTGAACGTCGCCCATCCGATCCTGACCTCAGGCGCGATCGTCGTCGTCTTCCTGTCTTCCATCCTGTTGTTTCGTGAATCCTTTCACTGGACCGTCGCGCTCGGCATCCTGTTTGTCGTGACCGGCGTCGTGCTCATCACCGCTCGCATCTCCTGA